The Vitis vinifera cultivar Pinot Noir 40024 chromosome 1, ASM3070453v1 DNA segment GTTTTCTTAGATCTGTAAGTTTTTCTGGCTCTGGTGCCATCTCTTTGAATGGGTCACCTGATAGTGCCCCTTTGTTTCCATTTGGTTTCTTAGAAAACGtaggaaatgaaaaataaatcaagttTGATGGAAATTTCTTACTGAACCATTTGGCGTAGTTGAGGTGAGAGTTTAACTTTCCCGGAAAttaaaactgaaaataaatGTATGATTCAAAATTATAAGTTCTTTACTACCTTTTTCCTTggttttcttggcaaccaaatggATGATTATGGTTGTCTGATTGCTGAATAATCAAGGGCAAAGAACTGAAGACATGATTTTGTAACACTGACTCTAGTTTTGCCCCTTTTTATGTAAAGATTCAAGTTTGAATTTACTTTCATATGGTTTCTTGGCAGGCAAGTGGGTTGTTAGATATTAATGAGAACAATAATTGCATTGTGAACTGTAATTTTTTGGACTGTCTAAATGCTCACATTTTATAAGATTGACAAAGCCATCTGTTTGGATCCATGGCTCATTGCATGGCATTTTTCTCTGTTACATATTGGAGCTTGTTTGTTTGTCTTTTATAggcaaaaaataatattataaacagCATCTAAACAAAAGAGGCTCACCAAAATACACAGAGTATATAACTGTGCAAAAGGGGCAATTAGATGGAGAGATTAACAAAAAAACATCTCTCTTGAATTAAAAAGAGCCCAACTAGTCAACAAAATATAGAATAGACATAGAAGCACTGGCTAAAGGCTTTCTAAAGCCAGAGAGAGCACAGGAAGGAGATTTTAAGAGCTTGAATTATGTGTTTTCTCTAGAGAACAGATTGAATTTCTATCAAACTGGAAAGTGTTCTTGGCAACTCAATTTCGTGGTTAAACATATATTAGAGAAGTTACGTACTTATGCTGCTCTAGCACAGAGTTAGAAGCATCTTCGTAATGTATGCTTCAAATGGGGTAGTTAACAAGGATTCACACATGGATTTTGTTGTTTGAAACAAGTTCctggaattttgggattttggtCAAAACCAGGCTGATCAGGACTTGTGGATAATATTCCTGCCTCAAATTAGGTTGAGTTGGATAAGCATCAGTCTGTTAAGGCATATGCTCAAGACACAGTGTTGTTGTGTTGATGGATTTTCATGTGGATAGTTAGAAAAACTATGAATAATAGTTTTAAATGATAAGAATTGTGCTTTGTTGTAGTTCAGAGTGCAATCAATTTAAATTTCACAGGATAATGAGTGCGGTATGAGCTAATGAGGATAGTGTTTAGGTAGGTGATTATTGCAGAACAAGCAGTGGCTTGAACAAATATTATTCAAGGAAATAATACAAAATTCTGAAAGGTCAAACTATTTTAAGATAAGGCTCAAACCTGTTACAATAATGATCAGTTCACTTGATTACTTTATATTCTTATGAATTACAAGGGTGTGTTGATGATTgttatgttttcatctttttggaaaaatattgaaCCAGGAATTATTCTGCTAAAATGCTAAAACGGCAAGTTcagatgatttttcttttttggtcttCTGAATCATTAGTTTGTCTATGATATTAGGTTTCAACTTTCACATGCTTTCatctttttggaaaatttaactGTTAGCTATCGTGCTAGTTCAAATTTTGATGTGAAATTTTCTGCTTTTCCAGCTCTATGCATGTGTTATCTCACCAGGTGctgaaatttaataattaatttcttaCAATAATACATCTTCAGATTCCATGTATATTTTGTTACTTCTTTGTCAATGGTTTTCCATTTTAATGTTTTGGTTAAATGTGGAATATACAGGTGAATGTTCCAAAGACAAAGAAGACATATTGTAAGAGCAAGGAGTGCAGGAAGCACACATTGCACAAGGTGACACAGTACAAGAAGGGTAAAGATAGCTTAGCTGCCCAAGGAAAGCGCAGGTACGACCGCAAACAATCAGGTTATGGAGGACAGACAAAACCCGTCTTCCACAAGAAGGTAAAGACCCTTTCTCTGGCATTCTCCTCTTCCTTGCAATTATCAATTGTTTCATGTTTCTTATAATGAGAGAGCTTGTAGGATTTTTCAAATCTGTAGTAGAAGCTTATAAGGGCAAATCCCCATAGCATTGATCCATCTTTTTCTCAAACCAGGCCAAGACAACCAAGAAGATTGTGCTGAGGCTTCAATGCCAGGGTTGCAAACATGTATCGCAACACCCAATCAAGGTCAGTGTCTTGACCATAGAttactttttccttcttttggttTGCTTTGGCATTTGgcatagtttttttattattgccaTTGGGTTTTGCAGAGGTGCAAGCATTTTGAGATTGGAGGGGATAAGAAGGGAAAGGGCACTTCTCTATTTTAGATGGATTATTCATGGTCTTTTTTGCTATACTATCTTCCTTTTAGACCCTTCCTTTTATGTTTGTTCTACTTTTTTGTACTTTGATTATTGTGTTCCATTCCCAAATTTCTGAATATGATTAATTTGTTGGATGTTCTGTGATGCTTGAAGTATGTTTAATTTCAAGATTGAGTACATGTAGGGTTAGGGACTTGTTTTCTTGAATTTCATTCCAAGATTAAGATGCAATATAGATGTCATGGCATGGATGATATTGGATAGCTGCCAGAAAAGTTCTTAAAATcagtttttaagaatatgtttttgatgtattctcaaaaattgttttttttttttcttaaaagcgtaaatagaaaatatttttataagtttgaccctttttacttctttttgggttattttatttttttatggttaaaaagCAATATATTAAAACAAGACATTCCAGAAAGGCACCCTAGGAAGTATACAAAAGTAGCTTAAGAGCgccttaaaaaggaaaaaggggaaCAACAAAAACACCTCATCAATCAAAgcctaaccaatcaacaaaattaaCAATAGAATAAGGTTCAAAAACTAAGTACATCTTAGCGCAAACCCATAGGTTAAAGGAAAGAAAGTTTAAGCCTTTGGATCGCCTTTCATTATCAAAAgcctaattatttttttcttttcaaacaaTCCAAAAAAGGCATATAAGAGCAGGTTGTCatacttttttcctttcttgccACAAAAAAACCATGTTGCCCTAGTAATGTCTCTCTAACTTCGAAAGGAAGAACTCATGACACcctaaaaagagaaaacaagtgCCAAAGAATCCTTGTCATATCGTAATGCAATAGAATGTGATTAAGTGTCTCTTTCTTTGAGAGACACAGGTAACATCTGCTAACCAAAGGTCATCCTCTCCTTTGAATCCAATCCAAAGTTAGCACCTTGTTTCAAGTAGCCTCTCAAGCAAAGAAACCTACTCTCGTGACATCCATGAGTTCCAAATTACACTTGAAGGGAAATCGCCTTGTCTTTCCGGTTCCAAAGCCTTGTTAAGAAATTTGACAATAAATTTACCATCTTTTGACTTTGTTTAAACCACTTGATCATTCTCATCCTGTACATCCTCTTTCCTTACGATCTCTAAAAAAAACTCTTCACAATAATCACCTCCTAATCATTAATTCACCTAGAGAATCGGGGAGCCCATACTCCCCCTTTTGTATGGTTTGAAACATTTGACATGCAAGCTTCCTTGGACGACTCTATGGCAAATGAGGGAAAAAAGATACACAATGGATTGTTCCCACACCATCTATCCTTCCAAGATCTCAGCATCTTCCCATTACCCACAAAAAAACAAAGGTCATTATCGCCAAgatattttattctttcttgATGGCTTTCCACAAACCTACCACATTCCTTTCTTTCACTTCATAGGAGCTCCACCCCCCCTTTTTTTCCTCATACTTACCACAAATAACTTGCTTTCAAAGAGCCTTCCATTCTGTTGCAAAAAACCAATTCCATTTCCACAAGAGGGTCTTATTAAGTAATGACAAATTTCTCACCCCCAAACTATCGTTTCCTTTATATGAGCAAACAATAGACCAACTTATTAAATGAGACTTTCGCAACAAGGGCCTTTTCACTtaaaagaaaatccctttggatttgcTCCAATCTCAATCTACTCTTCTTGGATAAAATAAATAGGCATACTAGAGACAATGTTATGAATTAAGGTAAGTCAACCTTTGGAAATTTTCCAAATCGATA contains these protein-coding regions:
- the LOC100259458 gene encoding large ribosomal subunit protein eL42 isoform X2; the protein is MVNVPKTKKTYCKSKECRKHTLHKVTQYKKGKDSLAAQGKRRYDRKQSGYGGQTKPVFHKKAKTTKKIVLRLQCQGCKHVSQHPIKRCKHFEIGGDKKGKGTSLF
- the LOC100259458 gene encoding uncharacterized protein LOC100259458 isoform X1, whose product is MVNVPKTKKTYCKSKECRKHTLHKVTQYKKGKDSLAAQGKRRYDRKQSGYGGQTKPVFHKKAKTTKKIVLRLQCQGCKHVSQHPIKVSVLTIDYFFLLLVCFGIWHSFFIIAIGFCRGASILRLEGIRRERALLYFRWIIHGLFCYTIFLLDPSFYVCSTFLYFDYCVPFPNF